Proteins from one Triticum aestivum cultivar Chinese Spring chromosome 7A, IWGSC CS RefSeq v2.1, whole genome shotgun sequence genomic window:
- the LOC123147812 gene encoding protein MICRORCHIDIA 2 — protein sequence MPAAMAGGSGGMASGPRSLDCRSFWKAGAFEAPSTAARGFHDMLETGDFDRARVHPKFLHTNATSHKWAFGAIAELLDNAVDEICNGATFVKVDKSINLKDSRPMLVFQDDGGGMDPEGVRQCMSLGFSTKKSKTTIGQYGNGFKTSTMRLGADAIVFTRAIRGSNVTLSVGLLSYTFLRRTMKDDIVVPVLDFQIQDDHIVPLVYGSQGDWDSSLKIILDWSPFSSMEELLQQFKDIESHGTKVVIYDLWMNDDGLLELDFDDDDEDILLRDQAKATAGTTKIQKEIIEQHISHRLRFSLRAYTSILYLKKYANFQIILRGKVVEHINIAHDLKFKKMFTYKPQVALDSQVVSVKVDVGFAKEAPVLGIFGMNVYHKNRLIMPFWKVLQEGSSRGRSVVGVLEANFIEPAHDKQDFERTPLFIRLETKLRQIIIEYWKNNCHLIGYQPMNPQLKTQYKAAKGSGGPGHEFQQKSSTAQRIGVHSSSTAQRIGAHSSNLLPETYDDAAVFGLRTNGAGSGLQFSGQAQENGTNSAGLEEDLVNIASDGELDPNFLEKLSDENISLFTRREELKQRDTQLKQTILELEHELEETKRKCSQLSTELQVRKSQQQLPYM from the exons ATGCCAGCGGCGATGGCCGGCGGTTCAGGCGGCATGGCCAGCGGCCCTCGATCCCTCGATTGCCGCAGCTTCTGGAAGGCCGGCGCGTTCGAggccccctccaccgccgcccgcgGGTTCCACG ACATGCTGGAGACAGGGGACTTCGACCGCGCGCGGGTGCACCCCAAGTTCCTCCACACCAACGCGACCTCCCACAAGTGGGCGTTCGGAG CTATAGCTGAACTTCTTGACAACGCAGTTGACGAG ATTTGCAACGGAGCCACATTTGTAAAAGTGGATAAAAGCATCAATTTAAAAGACAGTAGGCCAATGCTGGTTTTCCAAG ACGATGGAGGAGGAATGGATCCTGAAGGTGTACGGCAATGTATGAGTTTAGGATTCTCAACCAAGAAATCAAAGACAACCATTGGCCAGT ATGGAAATGGCTTTAAGACGAGCACAATGAGACTTGGTGCTGATGCAATTGTTTTTACTCGTGCAATCCGTGGGAG TAATGTTACCTTGAGTGTTGGCTTGCTCTCATACACTTTCTTGAGGAGAACAATGAAGGATGACATAGTTGTCCCTGTG CTCGATTTTCAAATCCAAGATGACCACATTGTACCTTTGGTGTATGGTTCACAAGGTGATTGGGACAGTAGCTTGAAGATAATACTTGATTGGTCCCCCTTTTCTTCAATGGAAGAACTGCTACAGCAG TTCAAGGATATTGAGAGCCATGGAACTAAGGTGGTGATATATGATCTATGGATGAATGATGATGGCCTTTTAGAACTTgacttcgatgatgatgatgag GACATATTACTTAGAGATCAAGCTAAAGCTACTGCGGGGACGACAAAGATCCAAAAAGAAATTATTGAGCAACATATATCCCACAGACTCAGATTCTCTTTGCGA GCGTATACTTCCATCCTTTATCTTAAGAAGTATGCAAACTTCCAAATTATATTAAGAGGAAAAGTGGTTGAACATATAAACATTGCTCATGATCTGAAGTTCAAGAAAATGTTTACTTACAAGCCTCAAGTCGCGCTTGATTCTCAAGTG GTCTCAGTGAAGGTAGATGTCGGATTTGCCAAGGAGGCGCCAGTTTTGGGCATTTTTGGGATGAATGTCTACCATAAAAATCGACTAATAATG CCCTTCTGGAAGGTTCTTCAGGAAGGATCGAGCAGAGGGAGGAGTGTTGTAG GTGTACTTGAGGCAAATTTTATTGAACCGGCACATGACAAACAGGATTTCGAGAGGACTCCACTATTCATTCGTTTGGAAACAAAACTTAGACAAATTATCATTGAGTACTG GAAAAACAACTGTCATTTGATAGGTTACCAGCCAATGAATCCACAATTAAAAACACAGTATAAGGCTGCCAAAGGTTCAGGTGGTCCTGGACATGAGTTTCAGCAGAAATCATCGACTGCTCAGAGGATTGGAGTGCATTCATCATCGACTGCTCAGAGGATTGGAGCGCATTCATCAAATTTGCTACCGGAAACATATGATGATGCAGCAGTCTTTGGACTGAGAACTAATGGTGCAG GTTCTGGTTTGCAATTTTCTGGCCAAGCACAAGAAAACGGTACGAATTCAGCAGGCTTGGAAGAG GATCTAGTCAATATTGCCTCTGATGGTGAACTTGATCCTAATTTCCTTGAGAAGCTGAGTGATGAAAACATTTCTCTGTTCACAAG